A region of Porites lutea chromosome 13, jaPorLute2.1, whole genome shotgun sequence DNA encodes the following proteins:
- the LOC140922680 gene encoding transmembrane protein 243-like, producing the protein MYDGMDKPLFGEARPRDRYLNYFIGGATVILVSETLISSLIFPDFPPAAINVFLAFIIALICVSELTLIYWYRQGDVDPKFRKMIYFNSFTTVLLCICANVYFHKKWTNCPDNS; encoded by the exons ATGTACGATGGAATGGACAAGCCGTTATTTGGCGAAGCAAGGCCCAGG GATCGATACTTGAATTATTTCATTGGAGGTGCTACCGTCATTTTAGTTTCT GAGACACTTATTAGTTCATTGATTTTCCCGGACTTTCCTCCTGCTGCCATAAATGTATTTCTTGCCTTTATCATTGCATTAATCTGTGTATCAGAACTTACGCTG atATATTGGTACAGACAAGGTGATGTTGATCCCAAGTTTAGAAAGATGATTTACTTCAACTCATTCACAACTGTTTTGCTTTGCATATGTGCAAATGTTTACTTTCACAAAAAATGGACTAATTGTCCTGACAATAGCTGA